ATAGCATCAAACCTATATATTTTCCCTCCTAAACGTTCAATCTCTTCGTCAAAATCGGCTTTTTCTTTTCTATGGACTAAAAAATCGAATTGCACCTTGCTTTTGTCTATTTGTCGGTAATAATTCATAATCATAGATTCGGCACCGCCCCGATTCATAATTGTAAAAACCTGTAATACTCTAATGGCTGCCATTAAAAATCATTTTTAGTTTTGTATCGAATGTACAGGTTTAATACCACTCCAAAAGGAATCGCCAGAATTGTCGTAAGTTTTTTTGGTGATTCTGAAATAAACTTACTGTTTTTTGTAAATAGTGCACTGGATACATAATGAATGGCATTTTTAAATTGGTCTTTAAAATTTTTAGCTAATTGCATTCTGCTTTTTCTAGAAAAGGCAAAACCTTGAGGGTGTCTTCGGTATTGTTTTAGTATGTTCATACTAGACCCATCTTGCATATATTCAACAATACAAAATGCCTCATTTACAGGATATAACTTATAGTCTTGATCTATCAGTTGATATAAATATCCAAGGGGTACAAATCTTTCATTTTTAAAAATAGGGTATGGTGGGTACTTTTTTACAACTTCAGTACGATATACTAATTTTTTATCCCCTTTAACACCATATTTATTATACAATTCATAAAGCGTCGTTGATTTAATATGCTGAGGTATTTTTGTGCCAATTATGTTTTCATCTTTATCAATATCTAAGCCCACTAAACCAGCATATTCAGCTTTATTTTTAATATTTTCCCAATGTAACAGTATTTTTTCAACGGCATCAATAGGCATATAATCATCCGAATCAATACATACATTTAATTTGGTTTCAATTAAACGGTATGCTGCATTATGACCCCCATGCATCCCTTGATTTTCCTGATAGTGATATTGAATTTCAATCTTGTTTTCCAATATCCATGAGTTGACCAATTCTTTCGTATTATCTGTTGAACCATCATCGATAATTAACCAAATAAAATCTTGATTTGATTGAGATATCAAGCTTTGATATACTTGATTTAAACAGTACGCTCTATTATAAGTAGGCGTGAATACGGTAATTAACTTCATTGCTTGCATTTTAATCATTTAATAAACCCATAATAGATATAAGACATAAAATATGTAAAAGCAAAATAAACCAGAATTATTTTGCCTATCAATAGATGCTGATTTTTAAAGAAATTTTGTTTAAGGAATGGATAAATAATCACTAAAGCCATCATAAACCAAGACAAATAGGCAAACCGATTTGAAAAATCAGCCCTAATCACTAGAATCCAAAATCCATTACAAATTAAATAAGTGTTTAAAAGTTGAAAGTAGAATTTATCTTCAAATTTCTTTTTATAAATAAAGTACCAACCTGCAACCACGGCAAACGCACTATGAAATAAAAAATCCCACCTGAAACTATTACCGACGTTAGCATCCTCAGGTGTTAGATAATCAGCTAATCTGTCATCTCCGAATCCTAAGCTTGTGAATAAAGCTATCCATAAACTACCCATTACTAATGATAAGGGAATGCATAATAACCAAGCCTTCAGATAAACTTTTGGATTGTTATAAAAATAGGTTAAAAGATAGGCAGCAATAGGGAGCAGTAATGTTTTATGAAATAAAATAGCCCATAAAAAAAATAAGCTCATGATTATTTTCTTTTCACGAAAACATAATCCCCAAAGAAAAATGGACGCCGCAATCCCATTTCTTACACCATTAACTCCATAGGTCCAAAATGAAAATGAAACTATAAACATGACAAATGCATAATACCAAAATTCCTTAAATAAGTTTTTTGATATTTTATATAATGGAAATACATATAAAAAAGAACAAATTGTGAAAAATGTATGAGCTGATACTAAAGTGGACAAACTTTTCATGAAAACATGCCAACCCCAATCGTTAGCATCGGCAATAGGTTCTCCCAAGCTATATAAGTTAAATGCATGGAAATAATTAATTGTATCTCCAAAACCATATTTGGATGTTATAGGTCTTTGTCCAATAAAAAATATAATAAACACTAAAAGTATCAATCCTAAAGTATTTATAAATAGAATATTTTTTTTATCATCCATTTTTAAAACATAGGTATGCAGCAAGGTGAATAATACACCAAACAAGCATAAATTGATGTATAAATCGTAATAGTATTGTATAGGAATTATGCTGCTTTCCATAGAATCAACCGAACTATATTTAAACTGTTTTTATTTTTATCACTTTAGCAGGATTTCCAACCACTATAGCGTTTTCAGGTACATCTTTAACCACTACAGCTCCAGCACCTATCTCTGCATTATTTCCTATTTTAATACCTCCAATAACAATAGCACCTGTATAAATAGATACGTTGTTGCCAATAGTAGGCCTTTTTCCATTGACTTCGCCTACTGTTACCAGATGATTAACATAAAAGTTTTCGCCAATAGACTCCGCATTTAAAATGGTACAATAAGGATGGCCTGTCAGGATGCCACCTGCAAGCTTTGTAGTTATATCTATGGTAAAATTCCGTTCTTTTCTACAATATATATTTAAAATGTAAATTAAAGAATTTTGTATTCTGAAATAAAAAATGGTTCTAAAATCTTTTGAATGTGCCAAAAAATGGAGTAGGAGCTCCCCTTTATTTTTATGGATGCTTTTTGCTTCTGCCCAACGTCGTAAGTCTTGGTCTATAACCCCCTTGTTTTTACTTGTTAAATAGAGTAAAAGGTGTGGAAGTAATACTACTTTATATAAAGTAAAAAGGAGCGTTCTCATTTTTTAATTTCGGTTAATTTATTAAACATAGCCATCCATTGGTGCATTATATCCTTAACGCTGTAATTTGCAGCATGTATTCTTGCTTGTTTGCCCCATGCTTTTCTTTTATTAGGGTTTGCCATGATTTCCAGTAAAGCTTCCGAAAACCCATTTATATCCATGGGGTCAATCAATTTACCAGTATCATTACTAATGATGTTTCTAGGACCATTAGGACAATCAAAAGAAATAATAGGTAAGCCACATGCTTGCGCTTCTAATAATACCAAAGGAAAGCATTCGTTGGCAGATGTCATTACAAAAAGCGATGAACTTAGCATTTTACTCTGTATATTGTTAGTAGGGCCTTTTAAAAAGACATGATTGTTTAGATTTTTATCATGTATTCGTTTTTGTAACTTCTCTAAATAATGGGTGTCACCCGTACCGTAGATGTGTAATTGCCATTCTTTATTCTTTGTATGGACCTGTTCCCAAATATCAATTAATACCTCAAATTGTTTAACAGGGGCTATTCTTCCAGCTGCAATGGCAACGAGGGTATCTAATTTAGAAACCGTATCGGGGTAAAATGTTAAGGGATTTGGTATGGTGACCACATTATCCGTTTTATAATAGGTCGCTTCGTCGGGATTCAATACGATTAATCTATCGTATTTTGACTCTACAAAATCGGCAAACATTAAAAAATACTTTTTCATTGATTTGCTGGATTTTTGTCTGTGTACGTCTTCAATGGATTTTGAAAAATGAAACTCTTTTATTTTGGGGATGTTTTTGTTTATAAAGGGTATAAAATAAGTATCGACACTGTGGCTACAAACCACCACTACATCTGGGTTAATTTCATTTAAAGCGCTGCGTAATTTAAAAATGTGCCTAGGGATTTTTAATAGATTTTTTGGATGAAAATACGATATGAGCCTATTATAATTAATCTTTAAATCTTTAAAAACAATGTTGGAATTAAAGCTGTAGCAAGGCTCCATGTCCTTTTGTTCTGAAGTCACTATATACACGGTGTTTTCTTTTATAGCCGCAAGGTCATTTGCCTTAATGGAAAGTACTCGTTCTATGCCCCCATGTAAATATACTTGGTCTATTATAAAAACAATCTTCATGATAGCTTATCTTTCATTAATTGTTTAAAAAGACCATCCCATTGTTTTATGATTTTCTCGGGTAAGTAGCGCGCGCTATTTTTTTTAGCTTTATTTCCCATGTCACGTCTTAAAGTATCATTTTCAATTAAAGCATTTAGTTTTTCACCCAACGCCTTGGTGTCTCCGTTAGGAACCAAAAATCCATCGATGTTATTCGTTATAATATCACTAGGACCATAAGGGCAATCAAAGGACACACAGGGCACGCCATAAGCCATGGCTTCCGTTAATACCATCCCAAAACCCTCATAGCGTGATGACATGACGTAAATAGAGGCGTCTCGGTATTTTTCAGCAATGTTTTTTACAGGGTCATAAAAATGCACCGTATTGGAAATACCTAAATTTTTAGCCAAGTCTTCCAGTTTTTCAGAGTTGTCTTTTGTGCCATAAATATCCAATTCCCAATCGGGATTTTTTTCATGGACCAGTTTCCAGCTTTTTAACAAGCGATCATAGCCTTTTTGGTAGCTTTGTTTACCAACTGCCAACACCCTTTTATTTTTTAAGTCGCTTTGCTCTATAGGATAAAAAGATAAAGGATTGGGGATCACTTCCATATTTTTTAAATACCATTCTTTGGTGTTCCCCTTAGTTAGTACAATAAATTTATCATAAAATTGTCCTCCAAAATCCATTATTTTGAATAGGACCTGTTTTTTGATTTTGTTTATGACTGTTTTTTTGTTTTTAATTGAAATGTTTTTGGAAACATGGCGCTCATAAACCATGGGGCAGGGCTTTTTAATAAGTAAGGGTAAAAACAATCCCTTTAAGCCATCATCACAAACCAAAACAATATCTGGTGCCACTTCTTTTATTACTTTTTTTATACCTTTTCTATATGTTCTTAAATACTGAATGGGGTTTCCTTTTACCGAAATATCATGATATACAATGTGTTTGCTAAATGTATAAAACACCTCTTTTTCACCCTGATTTAATGTAAGAATGTGTATTTTGTAATCATACTTATCGGCTAAATAAGAAGCCTTGATAGACAATACACGCTCTAAACCTCCAGGGCCACATATTTGATTTGTTATGTATAGTAACTTAACAGATTTAACCATTGTTTTTTAAGATTTTAAAGAATAAATGACTTATAATTATATATTTATTCTTTAACTAAATAGTCCATAACTTCCATATTTTTGAGCTTATTTAAAGTATGCATTCCAATAAAACCTTTCTGAGGTAAAATTTCACTTGTTTTTTCTTCATAATAGTCTTCCTTAGTTAACAATTTAACTTCATTTATAACTATATTTTGTCCATATCCTTTCATACAATTTTGTGACACTCTTTTTAGTTTTCCGTTTTCTATAATAAACCCTCCAGCATTCCTTGCTAAACTAGCATCAGTTATTATCGGGTTTTTAATATGTGGTTTCCAATCATTTGAAAATAAATTTTTTGAGTAATAGAGGTATAGCTTCTCATTATTATCATGTTCAAAGTCTTCTATTTTATTAGCAAAAATCCAATATAAATCATTATGATAAATCCATACTGCGTCTAATAATTTTATGTTTTCCATCAAGTTCGTTTTAAAATCCCATTTAAATGGAAATTGATTACATTCAAAAAGCTGTAACGTATTGTTTTGACTGCTTTCTGGAATCATATAATAATTATCTTCTTTAAAAAAAATGTTTGGAAAAGACAAATGGTAGTCAGTATTAATAATATCTTCTTTTCTGACAATCTCTAGATTAGAGTTTAGTTCAACACAAGATATTTTTCCTAAATTATTGCTTTTTAATTCTTCAAAATAAACAAAGAAATTTTCGTTATTTGCTTTAATTATAAAAGGATCTGCCCAAAATGATTTTTTAGGCTGCTTTAAAAGAGTTGTTTTACCATCCTTTTTAATTCCTATTTTCCAATTTAACTGTTCTTTTTTTATCTTCCTAATGAAGATTTTAAACACCAATTTTATGTAATAAATTATAATACTAAATTTTGAAATATTTAGGTTTTCAAAAATTTTAGTATTTGGGACCGGTTCTAATTCAAAATTAGTTGCATTTTTTAAAAATTTAACTAAATAAATAGAATAGTTATGCAATATTTTATAGGTATTATTCTTTAAACCTAATTCATTTTTTAGAGCTATTCCCGAAATTTTTTGCCACTTCTCCGATTCTAAATTATTATATGCTATGCTTAATGTTACTAAGGGTTTATGTAATACTTCAGTGATAAGCTTATCCTGACTTAGTTCTAAAAGTAAAACCCCATTTTTGACATATTCTTTTAAAGAAGTATAGTCATAATTTTTATCTTCACAAATAACCCAATCACTAAATTCCAACCCATCAACCGTATTTATTATTTTAATATTCGTGTTAATAAAGATTGTGTTTATGTCTATTAAATCTAAAGGGTTGTTTTTTAGATTACTGAATTTGCTGTCTACGTAATTAACAATAGGATTAAATAAGCAATTATTTAGTGTTTTAACCTTTTTGTCTATTAAAATAATGATACTAACATTATCAATTTCATTGTTTATACGTTCAATGCATTTCCATATGTATAAATGAATTTTATTTGAATTTACTATAAAAATTATTTTATTCATAACTTGTTATCATTTATTGATTTAAATGAAAACCAATAGGTGTTTTTATTTTGCAAACTTTACATTCTGTAATTTGACATTCCACAAGCATCAAAATGAAATATTTAAATTGTTTTTAAAAGATTTATTCTGCAACAAATTTCCTGCATTTTTCTTTTAAAGGTTCTGCCAGTTTATGGTGCAAACCTAGATTTTTTACCATAGTATTTTTATTTATTTTACCTTCTAAGTTAAAATTAGCAGTATATTCTCCTGTCTCACTATTAACATCGAGGCGATTGAATAATTCTAAAATACCATCAAACCTGCATGAATCTACAAATTTATCGAAACCATTTATAAAAATAACAGGTGTTCCCATAGCCAAACAAGGTAAAGCACAATGAATTCTTGAGGTAATTACCAATTTAGCTTTTGCATATTTTTTTAATACACTTTCTGCCATCTCAAATTTTTCAGCATCAGAAATTGTATTTAAAGGTTCTTGATCTATATATATGGCACTTTTCAACAAATCTTCACTAATAAAGTTTTTAAGATGTTTGTTTTTTTTATTCAATTTAAAAGCTTTTCCGTTTAAAACACTTTTTATAGTTGACCGTAAACTGTAAAAAAGTCTTTGATTACTAGGATAGCTATACAAAGGGTCTACAATATAAATATCGTCTCCTCTTTCAGAATCATCAACTTTATAAGAGTCTAACGTTAAAGTTAAACAACCTGTAAAGTAAGCTTCAATTCCTTTGGAATTTAGGGTATCGGCTGTGAATTGATCTCTACAGCCTATTGGCGCATACTTTTTTAGGTAAGCAATTCCTTTTTCGCTTAGCATTGCTGGTGCTGCTGTATTATTCATGTGGAAGGAAACAAATAATGGTTTGATTTTTTCTGAAGGCACCCAATTTTGAGTGTTATGTATAAACCAACCGTTCATTATTAGTTTAACAGGTTCTTCATCATAGTCAGCTAAAGATTCTCGATCTACATATTTATCAACTTTAGGTAAAAATTGTTTAGCTGCTAAACTTTGAATATTATCACCAACATTGAAATATTTTTGATTTTCTATGTAGTTAAGTAAACCGTATTTCATAATTTTATTTTTTTATATAATGTAGTTAACCAAGGATATTTGTTTCTTAAAACAAATTTAAATTTTTCAGTGAATCTCTTTGGACTGTTTATTTTACTTTGCATAAGCTTATCCAGTTCGCTATTTCTTATTCTATCTAGTTGTTTGTTTTCTATTTCTTTGTTTTCAAAAACAAAAAAATTATTTGTGGCTTTGGCCTTTTCCATTAATTCTTGCCAAAAATATTGCATACCAGTACTAGCTCCGTACTGATTTAATATTTTAAAAATATTCTCGTATATATTTTTGTCGACAGAAAACCCATAATTATTAGGGTTTTCACCATTCAAAATAATTCCTAATATGGTCCTGAAACATTTTTCACAATTGCTACAATTAAATCCACTTCTTAGTTCAGAATAACATACTCGTAAATTAAATTGATTGTTTGTATCAATAGAAAACTTAGTAATTAAATCGACTTTGTCTTGTCGTTTAAGTTCATAGCCGTCATGATGCACCTGAATACCTGCCCAACTAATTTTTTCATCTATTTGCGGAGTTGAACCCCATGCTATATCTATTTCTTTGGTATATGAAGAAGCGATGTAGATGTTTTTATATGAATTTAGATAAGAAATTGGAGCGATAGAACCAATTAAGGAAAATCCGTGTTGCACAATTCCCCACCAGCCAATGTCTTTAAGCAATAATTCTACTTGATAAGTATAAAACTCTCTTACATTGGTTTCTATGTATTCTTTTTTGTTTTCCTTTAAAAGCGATTCGTTTTCTATAAAAGACGTAAAACTTTTCCATTGCGATTCATCTTTTATTTCTATATCAGCACCTAAGATAGTGATCAAATCCGGTGTTTGCTCATGGGTTCTGATGTAGGTAGCATATGCGTCCACACCACCACTGAACAACATGGCTGTTTTATTTCCCTCAATATGATTGGATACTAATTTTTGGGAATGTAAATTGCCTAACAACTCATAATCTGAAAATTGTTTTTGAAATTCAGCTTTGACTTTTATGACCGCATTATAAAAATCGTCATCCAACTCTGGCACTTCAATATCAAAATTAGCAAACCAAGAAATAGGTAATACATTTGAAAGGAAGGGAATTATTAAGATACTTAAAGGCACCTGACTGACATCAACATTGTATTTTGCGTAAAGCAGATGTTCTTTGCTGAAATATTTTTTTATAGTATCATGAACAGAATAATCATATATGACTTTCCTTCCGTTATCAGTAAATTTTATTTTATTTAATGTTAGCATTATAATTTAAATTTTTTTAGAACTGGTGCTATTGAACTTTTGAACAATTCTTTTTCAAAATTGATAAGACCAAAGTTATACATTAAAAGCGCATACATGACGGAATAACATATAGCTTTAACAGCGAAACTAATCCAACCAGCGCCAGGTATTAAATTTATTAAATAGCCTAAACTAATTATTATTATGACCATGAGTATGGTTTTGTGAAATAATTCTTTAAAAAATCGAATAATATTAAGTCCTATTACTTTATGGTAATAAAAATTCATAACATTTTGCACGATAAACCAACCTGTAACCGTACCCGTAATCATGCCTAGAGCTCCATAGGTTTTTGCTAAAAAAGCCCCTAAAACAACCCCTAAAAACAAAAACGACAGGTACAAAATAGCTTTAAATGACAATTTATTTTTGGCTTCTAGAATTGAATTTCCGAACCCTTGAACCAAAGGTAGGGTATAGGCTATCATTATCAATAAGGCTATTAACCACGTTTCGTGGCTACCTTCAACACCTAATTCCTTACCAACCCATAAATAGACAAATTGATTTCCAAATAGTAAAAATGCACCAAAAATGTACATGAGTACTATAAATGATATGCGGCCAATTTTAATCATCATGGATGTTAATTCTTCGCCAGTGGCATTGCCCACGGTCATTTTGGTGGCACGGGGTAAAAACACGCTGGATATGGCAGTTGAAAACGACCCATAATAGGTGCCCAGTACAATGCCAATACCGTATATGGTAAGCACTTCAGGTAAAGCGATGCTTCCTAAAATCCAGTGACCTGCTTTCCATTGGAACATGCTTACCAGTGCGAATACAAAAATCCAAAGGGAATAGCCAAAAATTTGCTTTACATATTTTAGTTTAAACTCATGTAATTTGAATCGAACCTTTAGATGAAAAAATACAAAATATATTTCGACTATTAAAAAAAGCACATTAAATACCGTATCGATTACTACAAGTGCAATGGCTTTTCCTCCTAATGTTAATACAGCCACGACCGTTATGGTTCGTAAAATATAGCGGATGATATTAACTGTTTTGGGAAATACAAAAACTTCATAGCCATAGCAAATACCTGTAAAACTGCCTCCCGGTAAGCCAATGGCTAAATTGCAAATAAGGAGTATAAAAATGGTTTTGGCAATGCGGAGCTCCTCGGCATTCATTTTTGTAAAGTAGGTATCTATATGGCCATAAAATAGAACCCCAATAAGCACCACTGTTAATGAAATGGCCCCATAAATAAGCATGGTGGTTGCCAAAAAGTTTTCTTCGCCTTTTCTGTCTTTCTCGGCTTTGTATTTAGCTACAAACCGAACGATGGTATTGTTAAGCCCTAAGTCCAATACCGAAATGGTACCAACAAGTGCCCCAATAGCGGTATAAATTCCATACTCGGCTTTGCCGATATGGTTTAAAATAAATGGTGTGATAAAAAGCCCTACTACATTGGTTAAAAATATAGTGGTGTAATTTAATAAGGCTCCTTTTTTTATTTGACTCACAGTATGGCGATTTGGTTTTTATTTGTGTTGCTTAAAGCCTTCCGCTTACCGCTTCGGTTAAAACCCCTTTCACATCGTATAGGATGCCGTTGGGGGTCAAGAGGTCTTTAAGGTTGATGCTTAAAAATTCTTGATGTGCTACGGTTAGGATGATGGCATCGTATTGGGTATTGGGTAACTGGGTTTTGGTTTCAAGGTTGTATTCATGCATGACTTCTTCGGGGTTTGCCCAAGGGTCATAAATGGTTAGGTTGGTGCTATAACTCTTAAGTTCGTGAATGACATCGACAACTTTGGTGTTTCGCACGTCGGGGCAGTTTTCCTTAAAGGTGATGCCCAACACCAATATGTTGGCGCCTTTGATGCGGATATCGTTTTGTAGCATGAGTTTTATAACTTGCCCGGCTACATATTGTCCCATACCATCATTAACGCGTCGCCCTGCCAAAATAATCTCTGAGTGGTATCCCACTTCCTGGGCTTTTTGTGCTAAATAATAAGGATCGACCCCAATGCAATGTCCGCCTACCAAACCTGGTTTGAATGGTAAAAAGTTCCATTTGGTGCCTGCGGCTTCCAATACGGCATGGGTATCGATATCCATGAGATTGAAAATTTTTGCCAATTCGTTTACAAAGGCGATGTTTATATCACGCTGTGAATTTTCAATGACTTTTGCTGCTTCTGCCACCTTGATAGTAGGGGCTAAGTGGGTGCCTGCCGTAATAACGGAAGCGTATAGGGTGTCTACTTTTTTACCAATTTCCGGGGTGGAACCCGCCGTGACTTTTAATATTTTATCGACGGTATGTAGTTTATCGCCCGGATTGATACGCTCGGGGGAATAGCCTGCAAAAAAATCGACGTTAAATGTTAAACCGCTTACTTTTTCCAGTATTGGCACGCATTCATCTTCTGTAGCCCCAGGGAATACAGTGGATTCATAAATTACAATATCACCTTGTTTAAGGACTTTGCCCACGGTTTCGCTGGATTTGTATAGGGGTGTTAAATCGGGGCGGTTGTTTTTATCAATGGGGGTGGGCACTGTTACCACATAGTAGTTGCAGTCTTTAATAGCGTTTATATCTGTTGAACAAAATAGACCGTTTTCGTTATTGTTTGTGTTTTTTATAACTGCTTTAAGGATATCTTGTTCTACTTCTAGGGTGACGTCGTTGCCTTCTTGTAGTTGGTCAATTCTTTTTTGATTGATGTCGAAACCTACTACATTGTATTTTGTGGCAAAGAGTCTTGCAAGTGGTAAGCCCACGTAGCCTAAGCCTATGATTGCGATTTTGATAGTTTTCATTTCTTGGTTATGGGTTTTTGGTTCTAGGTTTAAGGTTCTCGATACGATTTTCTCATACTTCGAAAATCACTCGAACTGACATTTGTTATTGATTATTTACTATTGATTATTGTTTATTGTTTATTCGGTTATTAACAACTAACTGTTGGCTACTAGCCATTTACTGTTTTTATTGATTATTGATTATTGATTATTTTTTATTGTTTATTTGTTAACTTTTGAACAACTTCTGATTCATAATTCTTAATTTGAATTGTCTACTGCTTACTGCCTATTTTATAATGTTTATTCGTTGATTCGTTTATTTGTTAACCTTTGAACAACTTCTAATTCTTAATCCATAATTCATAATTCTTAATTTGAATTGCCTACTGCTTATTTACTAGGTCTTCGACTTTAGTTTATCTTGAGCGCAGTCGAAAGGCTCAGACTGACATTTGTTATTGATTATTTTCTATTTACTATTGATTTGTCTATTTGTTTGACCATCAACTAACAACTAACCCCCAACACCTACTTCAAATGTTCCCAGTACCAAGTAACGGCTTCCTTGAGTCCGTTTTTGATATCGTATTTGGGGTTGTAATTTAGTAAGTTTTTGGCTTTGTCTATAGAGGCTAACGAGTGGGGGATGTCTCCCATTCTGTTATCTCGATGTTTTATTTCAATAGTACTTATAGCGTTATCGAAGTTCGATAAATACGTTTTTAATAGGGTCGCTAATTCCAAAAGTGTGGTGCGCTCTCCATAGGCTACATTATATACGGTATTTAAAGCGTCTTTATTGGTGGTCGTTAAGGCATTCAGATTCATTTGTACGACATTATCAATATAGGTAAAATCCCTGGAATAGCTTCCATCGCCATTGATAATGGGGGATTCATGGTTTATAAATTGCTGTACAAATTTTGGTATGACCGCCGCATAGGCGCCATCGGGGTCTTGTCTTTTTCCAAAAACATTAAAATATCTTAAACCAATGGTATCGAAATTATAGGTGG
This genomic window from Mariniflexile sp. TRM1-10 contains:
- a CDS encoding nucleotide sugar dehydrogenase yields the protein MKTIKIAIIGLGYVGLPLARLFATKYNVVGFDINQKRIDQLQEGNDVTLEVEQDILKAVIKNTNNNENGLFCSTDINAIKDCNYYVVTVPTPIDKNNRPDLTPLYKSSETVGKVLKQGDIVIYESTVFPGATEDECVPILEKVSGLTFNVDFFAGYSPERINPGDKLHTVDKILKVTAGSTPEIGKKVDTLYASVITAGTHLAPTIKVAEAAKVIENSQRDINIAFVNELAKIFNLMDIDTHAVLEAAGTKWNFLPFKPGLVGGHCIGVDPYYLAQKAQEVGYHSEIILAGRRVNDGMGQYVAGQVIKLMLQNDIRIKGANILVLGITFKENCPDVRNTKVVDVIHELKSYSTNLTIYDPWANPEEVMHEYNLETKTQLPNTQYDAIILTVAHQEFLSINLKDLLTPNGILYDVKGVLTEAVSGRL